From one Tetragenococcus osmophilus genomic stretch:
- the nrdE gene encoding class 1b ribonucleoside-diphosphate reductase subunit alpha codes for MSLKTLKDVSYFKLNNEINRPVNGQIPLNKDQEALEAFFRENVEPNTMKFDSAIDKMNYLVENEFLDETFIQKYTPEFLEEFYAFLDNQNFRFHSFMAAYKFYSQYALKTNDGSQYLERFEDRVAINALYFADGDEQLALDLADEMIHRRYQPATPSFLNAGRKRGGELVSCFLVQLTDDMNSIGRGINSALQLSRIGGGVGITLSNLREAGAPIKDYEGAASGVVPVMKLFEDSFSYSNQLGQRQGAGVVYLNVFHPDIISFLSAKKENADEKVRVKTLSLGTLVPDKFYELARKNEDMYLFSPYSVEKEYGVPFSYVDITEEYDRMVHNPNIRKTKIRARELEDEISKLQQESGYPYVINIDTANRANPIDGKIIMSNLCSEILQVQQPSVINGKQEFEVLGTDISCNLGSTNIGNLMDSPDFGKSVQTMTRALTFVTDSSDIDVVPTIQNGNRLNHTIGLGAMGLHSYFAKNHMEYGSPESIEFTDLYFMLLNYWTLVESKNIAKERGKTFYNFENSDYADGSYFAPYIADAPQPQSEKVQTLFEDIFIPSAQDWQELSDEVQKYGLYHQNRLAVAPTGSISYINDTSASIHPITRMIEERQEKKIGKIYYPAAHLDNDTIDYYTSAYDTDMRRVIDIYAAAQKHVDQGMSLTLFLRSEIPEGLYEWKTDTNKQTTRDLNILRNYAFHKGIKSIYYVRTFTEDEEEIGSNQCESCVI; via the coding sequence ATGAGTTTAAAAACATTAAAAGATGTCAGTTACTTTAAACTTAATAATGAAATTAACCGTCCGGTGAATGGTCAAATTCCGCTAAATAAGGACCAGGAAGCTTTAGAAGCTTTCTTTAGAGAAAACGTAGAACCAAATACAATGAAGTTTGATTCTGCTATAGATAAGATGAATTATTTGGTCGAAAATGAATTTTTAGACGAAACATTTATTCAGAAATATACGCCGGAATTTTTGGAAGAGTTTTATGCGTTTTTAGATAATCAAAATTTTCGTTTCCATTCTTTTATGGCAGCTTATAAGTTTTATTCCCAGTATGCTTTAAAAACGAATGATGGTAGCCAATATTTGGAAAGGTTTGAAGACCGCGTAGCGATTAATGCTTTGTATTTCGCTGATGGAGACGAACAATTGGCACTGGATTTAGCAGATGAAATGATCCATCGACGTTATCAACCAGCAACACCTTCTTTTTTGAATGCAGGTAGAAAACGTGGAGGCGAACTCGTTTCTTGCTTTTTAGTTCAATTGACAGACGATATGAACTCTATCGGTCGTGGAATTAATTCTGCTTTACAGCTTTCTCGTATCGGGGGCGGCGTAGGGATTACTTTATCTAACTTACGTGAAGCAGGGGCTCCGATTAAAGACTATGAAGGGGCTGCTAGCGGAGTGGTTCCGGTAATGAAACTATTTGAAGATAGCTTTAGTTATTCGAACCAATTAGGCCAACGTCAAGGTGCTGGTGTGGTTTACTTAAATGTTTTCCATCCAGATATCATTAGTTTCCTATCGGCTAAAAAAGAAAATGCTGACGAAAAAGTTCGCGTGAAGACTCTTTCTCTAGGAACACTTGTACCAGATAAGTTCTATGAGTTGGCAAGAAAAAATGAAGATATGTATTTATTTAGTCCTTACAGTGTTGAAAAAGAATACGGCGTTCCTTTTTCTTATGTGGATATTACTGAAGAATATGATCGCATGGTGCATAACCCTAATATTCGTAAAACGAAGATTCGCGCTCGTGAATTAGAAGATGAAATTTCTAAGTTACAACAAGAATCTGGTTATCCTTACGTGATCAATATTGATACAGCCAATCGGGCAAATCCAATTGATGGCAAGATCATTATGAGTAACTTGTGCTCAGAAATCTTGCAAGTTCAACAGCCTTCTGTTATTAACGGTAAACAAGAATTTGAAGTACTAGGAACTGATATTAGTTGTAATTTAGGTTCAACCAATATTGGCAACTTAATGGATAGCCCAGACTTTGGGAAGTCTGTTCAAACGATGACTCGTGCGTTAACTTTTGTTACAGATTCGTCTGATATTGATGTCGTTCCAACCATTCAAAACGGAAATCGGCTAAATCATACGATTGGTTTAGGAGCAATGGGACTTCATAGTTATTTTGCTAAGAATCATATGGAATATGGTTCACCTGAATCCATTGAGTTTACCGACCTTTACTTCATGTTATTGAACTATTGGACATTGGTTGAAAGTAAAAATATCGCAAAAGAACGTGGTAAGACATTTTATAACTTTGAAAACTCAGATTACGCTGACGGTAGTTACTTTGCTCCTTATATTGCAGATGCGCCTCAACCTCAATCTGAAAAAGTTCAAACTTTATTTGAAGATATTTTCATTCCTAGCGCTCAAGATTGGCAAGAGCTTAGCGATGAAGTACAAAAATATGGTTTGTATCATCAAAATCGGCTTGCGGTTGCGCCAACTGGTTCGATCTCTTATATCAATGATACGAGTGCCAGTATTCATCCGATCACTCGAATGATTGAAGAACGGCAAGAAAAGAAAATTGGTAAAATCTATTACCCAGCAGCTCACTTAGATAATGATACGATTGACTATTATACTTCTGCTTATGATACGGATATGCGTAGAGTGATCGATATTTATGCAGCAGCACAAAAACACGTGGATCAAGGAATGAGTTTGACGTTATTCTTGCGTTCTGAAATTCCAGAAGGACTTTACGAATGGAAGACAGACACAAACAAACAAACAACACGTGATTTGAATATCTTACGGAACTATGCTTTCCATAAAGGCATCAAATCTATTTACTACGTACGTACGTTTACGGAAGATGAAGAGGAAATCGGCAGCAATCAATGTGAAAGCTGTGTCATCTAA
- a CDS encoding GNAT family N-acetyltransferase, with the protein MIIKKVPYNSKEYQQTLELRDKVMKLPLSRSIYDEDLLNERDAYILGAFDDKRLLGVGVLSQTENTNTLKVDYLCVDTDIQTKHVGTTLLHKFEEYALSIGKNVIMLEARVTAEPFYTKLNYVPSGEKFIKPNAPVEHIIMRKQLMQETKV; encoded by the coding sequence TTGATAATTAAAAAAGTACCATATAATTCAAAAGAGTATCAACAAACCCTTGAATTACGTGACAAAGTGATGAAGCTTCCTTTAAGTCGGAGTATTTATGATGAAGATCTTTTGAATGAACGAGATGCTTATATTCTAGGAGCTTTTGACGATAAGCGACTCCTAGGTGTAGGTGTTTTGTCACAAACCGAAAATACGAATACTCTTAAAGTAGACTATCTTTGTGTTGATACAGATATTCAAACAAAACATGTCGGTACAACTTTATTACACAAATTTGAAGAGTATGCTTTATCCATTGGAAAAAATGTTATTATGTTGGAAGCTAGAGTCACAGCCGAACCATTTTACACAAAATTAAACTATGTCCCTTCTGGAGAAAAATTTATTAAACCAAATGCCCCAGTGGAACACATCATAATGAGAAAACAGTTAATGCAAGAAACTAAGGTTTAG
- the asnB gene encoding asparagine synthase (glutamine-hydrolyzing): MCGIVGFVNTTYSKDEKADQLEQMMARIVHRGPDNTGQFIDEGVGIGFRRLSIIDLKCGNQPIFNENDTKAIIFNGEIYNYQELQQDLQDKGHVFKTSADTEVILHGYEEYGTEIVQKLRGMFTFAIWDREKQELFGARDHFGIKPLYYYHKNDTFMFGSEIKSFLDHPAFEKQVNPGALKPYMTFQYPATDETFFKDVYRVPEGHYFFIKNGEVTLTQYWDMEYTEENMTEKEAVDLIDQAVQETTNAHLISDVEVGTFLSSGVDSSLVTTLAKPQYTFSIGFGEHTYNESSEAKKLTDILNLRNYSRVIESEEAFNAFPEIQYHLDEPSSNASCVPLYFLAKLAREHVKVVLSGEGADELFAGYTEYGFSSNSKMVRVFAQGLKKLPKKSRYRLASRLKNAYNFHGRLHLYQSIAPAEDFFIGQAFVFDEDEAADYLQPTYQQSESVHDIVQKQYQKVPDLPDLKKMQYLDMHQWMPKDILLKADKMTMAHSLEARTPLLDTRLMEVAEKIPSKYLLNSKETKYAFRKAAHRHLPEEWANRKKLGFPVPIKDWLHEEQFYHQVRDVFSADFAADFFDQGKILDLLDRNYQQEIDARRKIWTIYSFLTWYKVYFVEESQTKS; this comes from the coding sequence ATGTGTGGGATTGTTGGGTTTGTGAATACAACTTATTCAAAAGATGAAAAAGCAGATCAGTTAGAACAAATGATGGCACGAATCGTACATAGAGGCCCCGATAACACAGGCCAATTTATTGATGAAGGCGTGGGAATAGGGTTCCGACGCTTAAGTATTATTGATTTAAAATGTGGTAACCAGCCCATTTTCAACGAAAACGACACAAAAGCGATTATTTTTAATGGAGAAATTTATAACTATCAAGAGTTGCAACAAGATCTCCAAGATAAAGGGCATGTTTTCAAGACAAGCGCGGATACAGAAGTTATCTTACATGGCTATGAAGAATATGGAACAGAAATCGTTCAAAAACTACGTGGAATGTTTACTTTTGCGATTTGGGATAGAGAAAAACAAGAACTGTTTGGCGCTCGCGATCACTTCGGAATTAAGCCATTATATTATTATCATAAAAATGATACCTTTATGTTTGGTTCAGAAATTAAAAGCTTCTTGGATCATCCAGCATTCGAAAAACAAGTGAATCCAGGCGCCTTAAAACCTTACATGACGTTTCAGTACCCCGCAACAGACGAAACATTTTTTAAAGATGTCTATCGTGTTCCAGAAGGACACTATTTTTTCATAAAAAATGGTGAAGTAACACTCACCCAATATTGGGATATGGAATATACGGAAGAAAATATGACAGAAAAAGAAGCGGTGGATTTGATTGACCAGGCCGTTCAAGAAACAACAAACGCTCATTTGATTAGTGATGTTGAAGTCGGAACGTTTTTATCGAGCGGGGTAGATTCTAGCTTAGTGACGACGCTAGCCAAACCTCAATATACGTTTTCCATTGGCTTTGGTGAACACACCTACAACGAATCTTCCGAAGCTAAAAAACTAACAGACATTTTAAACTTACGTAACTACTCACGTGTGATTGAATCTGAAGAAGCTTTTAATGCCTTTCCCGAGATCCAATACCATTTGGATGAACCTTCTTCCAATGCTTCTTGTGTTCCTCTTTACTTTTTAGCGAAGTTAGCTCGAGAACATGTCAAAGTGGTTCTTTCAGGGGAAGGAGCTGATGAACTTTTTGCTGGTTACACAGAATATGGTTTCTCCTCTAACTCCAAGATGGTCCGCGTCTTTGCTCAAGGGTTAAAGAAATTACCTAAAAAGTCACGTTATCGCTTAGCAAGCCGTTTAAAAAATGCGTATAACTTTCATGGAAGACTTCATTTGTACCAATCCATCGCACCGGCAGAAGATTTTTTTATTGGCCAAGCCTTTGTGTTTGATGAAGATGAAGCTGCAGATTACTTGCAACCAACTTACCAGCAAAGCGAATCGGTACACGATATCGTACAAAAACAATATCAAAAAGTTCCCGACCTGCCGGATTTGAAAAAAATGCAATACCTAGATATGCATCAATGGATGCCCAAAGATATTTTATTAAAGGCAGATAAAATGACCATGGCACATTCCCTTGAAGCACGAACTCCTTTATTGGATACCCGTTTAATGGAAGTTGCCGAAAAAATCCCATCCAAATATTTGTTAAATAGTAAAGAGACAAAATACGCCTTCCGTAAAGCCGCTCATCGTCATTTACCTGAAGAATGGGCCAATCGTAAAAAATTAGGTTTTCCAGTACCAATCAAAGATTGGCTACATGAAGAGCAATTTTATCATCAAGTTCGTGACGTTTTTTCGGCTGATTTTGCTGCTGATTTTTTTGACCAAGGAAAAATCTTAGATCTGTTGGATCGTAATTACCAACAAGAAATCGATGCTAGACGCAAAATTTGGACAATTTATTCTTTCCTTACCTGGTATAAAGTATATTTTGTTGAAGAAAGTCAAACCAAGAGCTAA
- the nrdH gene encoding glutaredoxin-like protein NrdH, with product MNITLFSKNNCMQCKMTKRFLAENNINFEEVNIDNEPNALDWLKEQGFQSVPVITSDATTVVGFRPDQLRQLAS from the coding sequence ATGAATATTACACTGTTCTCTAAAAATAATTGCATGCAATGCAAAATGACAAAACGCTTTTTAGCTGAAAATAATATTAATTTTGAAGAGGTTAATATCGATAATGAACCTAACGCATTGGATTGGTTAAAAGAGCAAGGTTTCCAAAGTGTTCCAGTAATTACTTCAGATGCGACTACGGTGGTTGGGTTCCGTCCTGACCAGTTGCGTCAACTAGCAAGTTAA
- a CDS encoding GNAT family N-acetyltransferase produces the protein MGIVPLRDAPFLLDRAASWFATKWDIPAETYKKSMQDCIGSYDNVPQWYVVINDRKEIIAGAGVIENDFHQRKDLTPNLCALYVEKEERNQQLASFLLNFIRQDFGNMGVKKFYLVTDPTDFYEKRGWQFLTYVEDENKVQERMYTISTLL, from the coding sequence ATGGGGATCGTGCCTTTGCGTGATGCACCATTCTTATTAGATAGGGCTGCTTCTTGGTTTGCTACAAAATGGGACATTCCAGCGGAAACCTATAAGAAAAGTATGCAAGATTGTATTGGTAGCTATGATAATGTACCACAGTGGTATGTAGTAATAAATGATAGAAAAGAAATTATTGCTGGTGCCGGCGTGATCGAAAATGATTTTCATCAACGAAAAGACCTAACGCCTAATTTGTGTGCATTATATGTGGAAAAAGAGGAGCGAAATCAACAGTTAGCTTCGTTTCTTTTAAATTTTATCCGCCAAGATTTTGGTAATATGGGCGTTAAGAAGTTTTACTTAGTCACCGATCCTACTGACTTTTATGAAAAGCGTGGTTGGCAATTTTTAACATATGTAGAAGATGAAAATAAAGTACAAGAGCGAATGTATACTATTTCTACATTATTATAG
- the nrdF gene encoding class 1b ribonucleoside-diphosphate reductase subunit beta: MANTYYEAINWNEIEDVIDKSTWEKLTEQFWLDTRIPLSNDLDDWRSLSEEEKQLVGYVFGGLTLLDTIQSESGMERLREDARTPHEEAVLNNIQFMESVHAKSYSSIFTTLNTKAEIDDIFEWTNSNEYLQKKAERINEIYKNGTPLQKKVASVFLETFLFYSGFYTPLYYLGNNKLANVAEIIKLIIRDESVHGTYIGYKFQLGFNALPEEEQEEMRNWMYDLLFELYENEERYTEQLYDELGWTEEVKTFLRYNANKALMNMGQDPLFPDGANDVNPIVMNGISTGTSNHDFFSQVGNGYLLGTVEAMNDNDYLIGLDN, encoded by the coding sequence ATGGCAAACACTTATTATGAAGCCATTAATTGGAACGAAATCGAAGATGTGATCGATAAATCCACGTGGGAAAAATTAACAGAACAATTTTGGTTAGATACGCGAATTCCTTTGTCTAATGACCTAGACGACTGGCGTAGTTTGAGCGAGGAAGAAAAGCAGTTAGTTGGCTATGTATTTGGTGGGTTGACCCTTTTAGATACGATTCAATCCGAAAGTGGGATGGAGCGTCTGAGAGAAGACGCTCGCACTCCTCATGAAGAAGCAGTTTTAAATAATATCCAATTTATGGAGTCTGTTCATGCCAAAAGTTATTCTTCCATTTTTACAACGTTGAATACAAAAGCGGAAATCGATGATATCTTTGAATGGACCAATAGCAATGAATACCTACAAAAAAAGGCTGAAAGAATCAATGAGATCTATAAAAATGGCACACCTTTACAAAAAAAGGTAGCCAGTGTTTTCTTAGAAACTTTCTTGTTTTATTCAGGTTTTTATACACCATTGTATTATCTAGGAAATAATAAACTAGCCAACGTGGCTGAAATCATTAAGTTGATTATTCGTGACGAATCTGTTCATGGAACATATATTGGCTATAAATTCCAATTAGGTTTCAATGCGTTACCAGAAGAAGAACAGGAAGAAATGAGAAATTGGATGTATGACCTTCTTTTTGAATTGTATGAGAATGAAGAACGTTATACTGAACAACTTTATGATGAACTTGGTTGGACAGAAGAAGTAAAAACTTTCTTACGTTATAATGCCAATAAAGCCTTGATGAATATGGGACAAGACCCACTATTTCCAGATGGCGCAAACGATGTGAATCCGATTGTTATGAATGGTATTTCAACAGGGACTAGTAATCACGATTTCTTCTCACAAGTTGGGAATGGTTATTTACTTGGAACCGTGGAAGCGATGAATGACAATGATTATTTGATTGGATTAGATAACTAA
- a CDS encoding VOC family protein, whose protein sequence is MHTGVEIDIVVSDALKAYATYQEIFATELIEKTDFPKGQNEVVFTIYDTRIHLLDENLEAGMQAPKETVVPIWLNVMVPDIKETFQRAMDHGWQELMPLTNMSDFGVTNAVVADTFGYQWMLHQIHKEVSFKERQAIFEQEMDE, encoded by the coding sequence ATGCATACAGGAGTAGAGATTGATATTGTTGTAAGTGATGCGTTAAAAGCTTATGCTACATACCAAGAAATTTTTGCGACAGAATTGATCGAAAAAACAGATTTTCCTAAGGGTCAAAATGAAGTGGTATTTACGATTTACGATACACGTATTCATTTGCTAGATGAAAATCTTGAAGCTGGAATGCAAGCGCCTAAAGAAACTGTGGTACCGATTTGGTTAAATGTAATGGTTCCTGATATCAAAGAAACTTTTCAACGCGCAATGGATCATGGCTGGCAAGAATTAATGCCATTAACAAATATGTCTGATTTTGGTGTGACCAATGCTGTAGTGGCCGATACGTTTGGTTACCAATGGATGTTGCACCAAATTCATAAAGAAGTTTCTTTTAAAGAACGTCAAGCGATATTTGAACAGGAAATGGATGAATAA
- the rpmG gene encoding 50S ribosomal protein L33, translated as MRENIVLECKETGERLYITSKNRRNTPERLERKKYSPKLRRRALFVETK; from the coding sequence GTGAGAGAAAATATCGTCTTAGAGTGCAAAGAGACAGGTGAACGCTTATATATAACAAGTAAAAATAGGCGAAACACGCCAGAACGTTTAGAGCGAAAAAAATATTCGCCTAAATTACGTAGACGAGCGTTATTTGTAGAAACAAAATAA
- a CDS encoding zinc ABC transporter substrate-binding protein AdcA has translation MNKKLSLGFVGLLTLGVLGACGNDDQSAANEQDESLQIMTTFYPMYDFTENIVGDEGDVELLVPSGNEPHDYEPSARDIAEITESDAFVYHNENMETWVPEASEGWQENEPAVIEGTEGITLMPGDEEEHDHDHDHGEEGHSHEFDPHTWVSPQMAVKEVESIKDQLVELYPERQEAFETNAENYISQLEDLDDDYTETLESAQQKSFVTQHAAFGYLALDYDLNQVPIAGLSPDQEPSPSRLAELKEYVSDNDINYIYFEENANDKIARTLADETGVELEVLNPLESLTDEQMDNGEDYISVMEDNLAALEKTTDIAGEEIQPEEGPQEEEHTVYNGYFEDEEVEDRSLSDYAGDWQSVYPLLEDGTLDQVFEYQSKLNQDQSPQEYKEYYETGYQTDVDEIKITDNSINFIVDGENHEYEYEYEGYEILDYEGGNRGVRYNFETQDENAGEYKYVQFSDHSITPTESSHFHIFFGGESQEDLYDQLENWPTYYPEDMTKEEIAQEMMAHE, from the coding sequence ATGAATAAAAAATTAAGTTTAGGCTTTGTTGGTCTTTTAACATTAGGAGTGTTGGGTGCTTGCGGAAATGACGATCAATCTGCAGCAAATGAGCAAGATGAGTCATTGCAAATTATGACAACTTTTTATCCTATGTATGACTTTACTGAAAATATTGTTGGCGATGAAGGCGATGTCGAACTGTTAGTCCCTTCAGGAAATGAGCCCCATGATTATGAACCTTCAGCTAGAGATATTGCTGAAATTACAGAATCAGACGCTTTTGTTTATCATAACGAAAATATGGAGACCTGGGTACCTGAAGCAAGCGAAGGTTGGCAAGAAAACGAACCAGCTGTAATTGAGGGGACAGAAGGAATTACCTTGATGCCTGGCGATGAGGAGGAGCATGACCATGATCACGATCATGGGGAAGAAGGGCACAGTCATGAATTCGATCCTCATACTTGGGTTTCGCCTCAGATGGCAGTTAAAGAAGTGGAGTCGATTAAAGATCAATTGGTAGAATTGTATCCAGAAAGACAAGAAGCTTTTGAAACAAATGCGGAAAATTATATTTCGCAGTTAGAAGATCTAGATGATGATTATACAGAAACATTAGAGAGTGCCCAGCAAAAAAGTTTCGTTACACAACATGCGGCTTTTGGCTATTTAGCGTTAGATTATGACTTAAATCAAGTGCCTATTGCTGGATTGTCTCCTGATCAAGAACCAAGTCCATCTCGTCTTGCAGAGTTGAAAGAGTACGTATCAGACAATGATATTAATTATATTTATTTTGAAGAAAACGCAAACGATAAAATTGCGCGTACTTTGGCTGATGAAACTGGAGTAGAGTTGGAAGTTTTAAATCCATTAGAAAGTTTGACTGACGAGCAAATGGATAATGGAGAAGATTATATTTCCGTTATGGAAGATAACTTAGCAGCTTTAGAAAAGACTACGGACATTGCAGGCGAAGAAATTCAGCCAGAAGAAGGACCTCAAGAAGAGGAGCATACAGTTTATAATGGCTACTTTGAAGATGAGGAAGTGGAGGACCGTAGTTTATCAGATTATGCTGGTGATTGGCAGTCCGTTTATCCATTATTAGAAGACGGTACTTTGGATCAGGTCTTTGAATATCAATCGAAACTAAATCAAGATCAATCGCCACAGGAGTACAAAGAGTACTATGAAACGGGATATCAAACAGATGTTGATGAAATAAAAATTACTGATAATTCAATAAACTTTATCGTAGATGGAGAGAACCATGAATATGAATATGAGTATGAAGGTTATGAAATTTTAGACTACGAGGGTGGTAATCGGGGCGTTCGTTATAATTTTGAAACACAAGATGAGAATGCTGGAGAATATAAATATGTACAATTTAGTGACCATAGCATTACTCCTACGGAATCTTCACATTTCCATATTTTCTTTGGTGGAGAAAGCCAAGAAGATTTATATGACCAATTAGAGAATTGGCCAACTTATTATCCAGAAGACATGACAAAAGAAGAAATTGCTCAAGAAATGATGGCGCACGAGTAA
- a CDS encoding quinone oxidoreductase family protein — translation MKAIQVVDYGGPEVAKVRTAEAPSRNTGEVVVRVVASSINPVDIKHMTPNTIQKISQFPVVLGWDVTGVVMEADPNSDFKTGDRVIAMHPQGSWQQILTIAEDELVKLPDAIDFVSGASIPLASVTALQALEKLQLKQGETLLVTGATGSVGGYAVQIAKQKGIPVAGLVRNDTQKEVVKQWSVDNVYTSEEKIPAFDAVFDTAGFLNQTEFIHQDGKLITVSDDDISHEVKQHTSFAEHNHVSISQSDLQHTIQLTLDEKLQTRTTAVYSINEIQAALKHASQSGNNGKIIVVF, via the coding sequence ATGAAAGCGATCCAAGTTGTAGATTACGGTGGTCCAGAAGTAGCAAAAGTCCGAACAGCCGAGGCACCTAGTCGAAATACAGGAGAGGTGGTAGTCAGAGTTGTTGCTTCTTCTATCAACCCAGTAGATATTAAGCATATGACGCCTAATACGATTCAAAAGATTAGCCAATTTCCTGTGGTGCTTGGTTGGGATGTTACAGGGGTCGTTATGGAAGCCGATCCAAATTCTGATTTTAAGACAGGAGATCGGGTCATAGCGATGCATCCGCAAGGAAGCTGGCAACAAATTCTTACGATTGCAGAAGATGAATTAGTAAAACTTCCTGATGCTATCGACTTCGTATCTGGTGCAAGCATTCCGCTAGCCTCTGTGACAGCTTTACAGGCTTTAGAAAAATTACAGTTAAAACAAGGTGAAACATTACTTGTTACAGGCGCTACTGGTTCAGTAGGCGGGTACGCTGTACAGATTGCCAAACAAAAAGGGATTCCTGTAGCGGGACTTGTTCGAAACGACACTCAAAAAGAAGTCGTCAAACAATGGTCAGTAGATAATGTTTACACTAGTGAAGAAAAAATCCCTGCTTTTGATGCTGTTTTTGATACTGCAGGATTTTTAAACCAAACAGAATTTATTCACCAAGATGGAAAATTAATTACGGTCAGTGATGATGATATTAGTCATGAGGTCAAACAACATACATCATTTGCTGAGCACAATCATGTATCTATTAGCCAAAGCGACTTACAACATACCATTCAGTTAACTTTGGATGAAAAACTACAAACAAGAACAACTGCAGTTTATTCTATTAATGAAATCCAAGCAGCTTTGAAACATGCTAGCCAAAGTGGAAACAATGGAAAGATTATTGTTGTCTTCTAA
- a CDS encoding Cof-type HAD-IIB family hydrolase, with amino-acid sequence MVKAIAVDMDGTFLNSDNDYNRERFEKLFTEMMNRNIKFIVASGNQYAQLRSFFPKYENEMTFVSENGALIFEKNKLIQKTTFNLATVRTVLQLLQTLPFPIGIVLSGVSQAYMLKSEPEKFKSFARIYYHRLTELETFSDLPQDDFVKFALQVPGEQTEELVERMNRDLKGKVTAVSSGHGDIDLIIPGTHKGRALQFLLENWEITPSELVSFGDGNNDLEMLTLAGKSYAMKNGSNETHQTAQQLAPTNDEDGVLAVIESLLEIQ; translated from the coding sequence ATGGTTAAAGCAATTGCGGTAGATATGGATGGCACATTTTTAAATTCGGATAATGATTATAATAGAGAACGATTTGAAAAACTTTTTACCGAAATGATGAACCGTAATATTAAATTTATTGTAGCTAGTGGAAACCAGTATGCGCAATTGCGTTCCTTTTTTCCAAAATATGAAAATGAAATGACTTTTGTGTCTGAAAATGGTGCTCTTATTTTTGAAAAAAATAAACTGATACAAAAAACGACATTTAATTTAGCGACAGTTCGTACGGTTTTGCAGCTTTTACAAACGTTACCTTTCCCAATTGGTATTGTTTTAAGCGGCGTTTCTCAAGCTTATATGTTAAAAAGTGAGCCAGAAAAATTTAAATCTTTTGCACGAATATATTACCATCGTTTAACTGAGTTAGAAACTTTCTCTGATTTGCCGCAAGACGATTTTGTAAAGTTTGCTTTGCAAGTTCCAGGTGAACAGACAGAAGAATTAGTGGAGCGTATGAACCGAGATTTAAAAGGGAAAGTCACAGCTGTTTCAAGTGGACACGGTGATATTGATTTAATTATACCTGGAACACATAAAGGAAGAGCGTTGCAATTTTTATTAGAAAACTGGGAAATTACACCTAGCGAGTTAGTGTCTTTTGGTGATGGAAATAATGATTTAGAGATGCTTACGTTAGCAGGAAAAAGTTACGCAATGAAAAATGGTAGCAATGAAACCCACCAAACTGCTCAACAGTTAGCACCTACAAATGATGAGGATGGCGTATTAGCGGTTATCGAATCACTACTTGAGATTCAGTGA